The Hymenobacter sp. DG01 genome has a segment encoding these proteins:
- a CDS encoding SMI1/KNR4 family protein, protein MTFSSLLNRLDTLLQQHRPEYYATLGPPATGAELAAFEAEFNLVLPTELRQWFGWHNGQEGYDSFFQNNCLQSLDSAAESMRINNELLADGDFVANWWHPAWVPFLENGGGDHVCVDLHGTFTGQVGQIIEHWHNWEARTVLFPDLTAWLAAVVQAYEQAGAESMLLTDEQLEELEPEHPKGFPQEFEAG, encoded by the coding sequence ATGACCTTTTCCTCCCTCCTCAACCGCCTCGATACCCTGCTCCAACAGCACCGGCCGGAGTACTACGCTACCCTGGGCCCACCGGCTACGGGGGCGGAGCTGGCCGCTTTTGAGGCGGAGTTTAACCTAGTGTTGCCGACGGAGCTGCGGCAGTGGTTTGGCTGGCACAACGGGCAGGAAGGCTACGACAGCTTCTTCCAGAACAACTGCCTTCAGTCGCTGGATAGCGCGGCCGAAAGCATGCGCATCAACAACGAGCTGCTGGCCGATGGCGACTTCGTGGCGAACTGGTGGCATCCGGCCTGGGTGCCCTTCCTGGAAAATGGCGGTGGCGACCATGTCTGCGTGGATTTGCACGGCACCTTCACCGGCCAGGTCGGGCAGATCATAGAGCACTGGCACAACTGGGAAGCCCGCACCGTGCTGTTTCCCGACCTGACGGCCTGGCTGGCGGCCGTGGTACAGGCCTACGAGCAAGCCGGCGCCGAATCTATGTTGCTGACCGATGAGCAATTAGAAGAGCTGGAACCAGAGCATCCGAAAGGGTTTCCGCAGGAATTTGAAGCGGGGTAG
- a CDS encoding DUF1963 domain-containing protein has translation MHQDAAFDIIRFTPTGPRYYGASIQFQPILLESGEYVKHTELDIPLGLARYGGPVVDLPPGMAPPDGLRFAAQLDLSQVAPHDPSGLLPTSGQLYFFADITTTQGIVFYADVPNEQLVRTVQEHEDNFFEGRLIGRFFAETETLAERYGPGEEDDEDDWPGWNDFAGSKKSKLFGIYTHCQLSEEEIKAITFSDQILLLQVGEDFNDEGVFSVLIDRDALRRRDFTNCQFAWGQS, from the coding sequence ATGCATCAAGATGCCGCTTTCGACATCATCCGTTTCACCCCGACGGGGCCACGCTATTATGGGGCCTCCATTCAGTTCCAGCCAATTCTACTGGAATCAGGCGAATATGTGAAGCACACCGAGCTGGACATTCCACTGGGCCTTGCCCGCTACGGTGGGCCAGTTGTCGATTTGCCGCCTGGCATGGCTCCGCCCGATGGCCTGCGCTTTGCCGCCCAACTCGACCTGAGCCAGGTAGCCCCGCATGACCCGTCGGGCCTGCTGCCCACTTCCGGCCAGCTCTACTTTTTCGCCGATATCACGACCACTCAAGGCATAGTGTTCTATGCCGATGTACCCAACGAGCAGTTGGTGCGCACCGTGCAGGAACACGAGGACAATTTCTTTGAAGGCCGGCTGATCGGCCGGTTTTTCGCGGAAACGGAAACCCTGGCCGAGCGTTATGGTCCAGGGGAGGAGGATGACGAGGATGACTGGCCCGGCTGGAACGACTTCGCCGGCAGCAAGAAATCCAAGCTGTTCGGTATATATACCCATTGCCAGCTGTCAGAGGAAGAAATCAAAGCCATAACCTTCTCCGACCAAATACTGCTACTACAAGTGGGCGAAGATTTCAACGACGAGGGTGTGTTCAGCGTGCTGATTGACCGCGACGCCCTCCGCCGCCGCGACTTTACCAATTGCCAGTTTGCCTGGGGTCAATCGTAA
- a CDS encoding AAA family ATPase: MALNSSSDILRPHAEVQYAEELAALKALDDRPKPTNWQLSPWAVVTYLLGGTLDNGFVIEPKYIGQRRLMEIAVATLATDRALLLLGVPGTAKSWVSEHLTAAISGHSNLLIQGTAGTSEDAIRYSWNYARLIAEGPSPAALVPSPLLKGMQEGSMVRLEELTRIPSDVQDTLITVLSEKVLPVPELATEVQAARGFNVIATANDRDKGVNELSSALRRRFNTVVLPLPTSIAEEVQIVHSRVEKTGRALQLPETTAALEQISRLVTIFRELRSGVTENGKTKLKSPSGTLSTGEAISVLNSGLALAAYFGDGTLQAADLAAGLTGAVIKDPVQDRVVWLEYLETVVKERDGWKDLYRACREVVE, encoded by the coding sequence ATGGCTTTAAATTCGTCCTCCGATATCCTGCGGCCCCACGCTGAGGTGCAATACGCCGAAGAACTCGCCGCCCTCAAAGCCCTCGACGACCGACCCAAGCCCACTAACTGGCAGCTCTCGCCCTGGGCCGTGGTGACGTACCTGCTGGGCGGTACCCTGGATAATGGTTTCGTGATTGAGCCCAAGTACATCGGGCAGCGGCGACTGATGGAAATTGCCGTGGCAACCCTCGCCACCGACCGCGCCCTGCTGCTGCTGGGTGTGCCGGGCACAGCCAAAAGCTGGGTTTCGGAGCACCTCACGGCGGCCATCAGCGGGCACTCCAACCTGCTGATTCAGGGCACGGCGGGCACCTCTGAAGATGCCATCCGCTATTCCTGGAACTACGCCCGCCTCATTGCCGAGGGCCCTTCCCCGGCTGCCCTGGTGCCCTCGCCCCTGCTCAAGGGCATGCAGGAAGGCAGCATGGTGCGCCTGGAAGAACTTACCCGTATCCCCTCCGACGTGCAGGATACGCTCATCACCGTCCTCTCCGAAAAGGTGCTGCCCGTGCCGGAGCTAGCCACCGAGGTGCAGGCCGCCCGCGGCTTCAACGTCATTGCTACCGCCAACGACCGGGACAAAGGCGTGAACGAGCTGAGCAGCGCCCTGCGCCGCCGCTTCAACACCGTGGTGCTCCCCCTACCCACCTCCATTGCCGAGGAAGTGCAGATTGTGCACTCGCGGGTGGAGAAAACCGGCCGGGCCCTGCAGCTGCCCGAAACCACGGCGGCCCTGGAGCAAATCAGCCGCCTCGTGACCATCTTCCGGGAGCTGCGCTCGGGCGTGACGGAGAACGGTAAAACCAAGCTCAAGAGCCCCAGCGGCACCCTCAGCACCGGCGAGGCCATTTCCGTGCTCAACAGTGGCCTGGCCCTGGCCGCCTACTTCGGCGACGGCACCCTGCAAGCCGCCGACCTCGCCGCCGGTCTCACCGGCGCCGTCATCAAAGACCCCGTCCAGGACCGCGTGGTATGGCTGGAATACCTGGAAACCGTAGTAAAAGAGCGCGACGGTTGGAAAGACCTCTACCGCGCATGCCGGGAGGTGGTGGAGTAA
- a CDS encoding SMI1/KNR4 family protein gives MSLSESIHRIETWLATHAPRILTESLNDGAAERELSGLEAAVGKPLPEDYKALYRWRNGLDEDADNFGSLFYGLSFIPLARVAAAFQSRAQDSELCPPVYAQASVKADNVLNPYWLQLSFDGSHTWLCVDLDPAPAGSYGQVIFVDEVNESVFQVAESVAALLAQFADDLEQGRYTLEPDALEDGEEYLSPEESIDVNIWYVAERWQGVLPPAAYN, from the coding sequence ATGAGCTTATCTGAATCTATCCACCGAATCGAAACCTGGCTGGCCACCCACGCCCCGCGAATTCTAACTGAGTCGCTGAACGATGGCGCTGCCGAACGCGAGCTGAGTGGCCTGGAGGCTGCCGTTGGCAAGCCGCTGCCTGAAGACTATAAGGCCTTATACCGCTGGCGCAACGGCCTAGATGAAGACGCTGATAACTTCGGCAGCCTGTTCTACGGCCTGAGCTTTATTCCCCTGGCGAGGGTAGCAGCCGCCTTTCAAAGTCGCGCTCAAGACTCAGAACTGTGTCCGCCGGTATATGCGCAGGCTTCAGTAAAAGCCGATAACGTGTTGAATCCTTACTGGCTTCAACTCAGCTTCGACGGCTCCCATACGTGGCTGTGCGTGGACCTTGACCCGGCCCCGGCAGGCTCCTACGGGCAGGTTATTTTTGTGGATGAGGTAAACGAATCTGTTTTTCAGGTGGCCGAATCTGTGGCGGCCCTGCTCGCCCAGTTTGCGGATGACCTGGAGCAAGGGCGCTACACTTTGGAGCCCGATGCCCTGGAAGATGGGGAGGAATATCTTAGCCCTGAGGAAAGTATTGACGTGAACATCTGGTACGTGGCAGAGCGGTGGCAGGGCGTGCTACCTCCTGCCGCTTATAACTAA
- a CDS encoding SWIM zinc finger family protein, producing MTSWTEEQARALITDSGTLKRGLELAAPAKWSNLGRTDTAAWGECKGSGSKPYQTGLDLTEPAFKCSCPSRVFPCKHGAALLLLLARQPQLLNGPTPPDWLQEWLEKRQQSAGKKATKAPGTEPSAAADGTGPTPAAGPTDNELARQKREAQRMARMQRGAEELQMWLLDLVRAGLAATDNQPLSFWENQAARLVDNQLPGLAGIVRELPTLRHQGADWPERMLARLGELYLLTQAFRRLPELPEAARQELLQLVGVNLKKEDILAMEPAVADEWRVLSVDVTEEDRLTVRRCWLQGQQTGRYALVVEFSFGGQAFATALVPDGHYTGTLTFYPGLLSLRAVPGTLSFAGLTSDASPPYPTTLPELLDAYANALARQPWLREWPVLLTGGTPAFTPDGRWVLRFTPELALASALPEPATPAMQEVPLLCDDLFGWELQAVGGGVPLTIFGEWTGQGLRPLVGWGAAVETSSAL from the coding sequence TTGACCTCCTGGACCGAAGAACAGGCCCGCGCCCTCATCACCGACTCCGGCACACTGAAGCGCGGGCTGGAACTGGCCGCTCCTGCCAAGTGGAGCAACCTGGGCCGCACCGACACCGCCGCCTGGGGCGAGTGCAAGGGCAGCGGTAGCAAGCCATACCAAACCGGCCTCGACCTGACGGAGCCCGCCTTTAAGTGCTCCTGCCCCAGCCGGGTGTTTCCCTGTAAGCACGGCGCGGCCCTGCTCCTGCTGCTGGCCCGGCAGCCCCAGCTGCTGAATGGCCCCACCCCGCCCGATTGGCTGCAGGAGTGGCTGGAAAAGCGCCAGCAGTCGGCCGGCAAGAAAGCCACGAAAGCGCCTGGAACCGAACCCTCAGCAGCCGCTGATGGTACGGGTCCCACTCCGGCCGCCGGCCCCACCGACAACGAGCTGGCCCGGCAGAAGCGCGAGGCCCAGCGCATGGCCCGTATGCAGCGCGGCGCTGAGGAGCTGCAGATGTGGCTCCTGGACCTGGTGCGGGCCGGGCTGGCCGCCACTGACAACCAGCCCTTGAGTTTCTGGGAAAACCAGGCGGCCCGGCTGGTAGATAACCAGCTGCCCGGCCTGGCCGGCATAGTGCGGGAGCTGCCCACCCTGCGCCACCAGGGCGCCGACTGGCCTGAGCGGATGCTGGCGCGCCTGGGCGAGCTGTACCTGCTGACCCAGGCATTTCGGCGCCTGCCTGAGCTGCCGGAGGCCGCCCGCCAGGAACTGCTGCAGCTGGTGGGGGTGAATTTGAAGAAAGAAGACATTTTGGCCATGGAACCGGCGGTGGCCGATGAGTGGCGGGTGCTTTCGGTGGACGTTACTGAGGAAGACCGCCTGACAGTGCGCCGCTGCTGGCTGCAGGGCCAGCAAACTGGCCGCTACGCGCTGGTAGTAGAGTTTTCCTTCGGGGGGCAGGCGTTTGCTACCGCCCTGGTACCCGACGGCCACTACACCGGCACCCTTACCTTTTACCCCGGTCTGCTTTCCCTGCGTGCCGTACCGGGCACCCTCTCATTTGCCGGCCTTACCTCCGACGCCTCTCCGCCCTACCCCACTACCCTGCCCGAACTGCTGGATGCCTACGCCAATGCCTTGGCCCGCCAGCCCTGGCTGCGCGAGTGGCCCGTGCTCCTGACCGGCGGCACCCCAGCTTTCACCCCGGATGGCCGCTGGGTGCTACGGTTCACGCCCGAACTAGCGTTAGCTTCCGCTTTGCCTGAGCCTGCCACTCCGGCTATGCAGGAAGTTCCCCTGCTTTGCGACGACCTGTTTGGGTGGGAGTTGCAGGCCGTTGGTGGGGGCGTACCACTCACTATATTCGGCGAGTGGACCGGCCAGGGACTGCGCCCGCTGGTAGGCTGGGGCGCGGCGGTAGAAACTTCATCTGCTCTCTGA
- a CDS encoding DUF5691 domain-containing protein: MPNLQAPTPDLAANPLRPAADWQQLVRVALLGTRQSPDALPTIPDLPAASETDEASREKHLLQAAGALSLIRKAGYQPASSATPFVSPAPAETEDTLGPNGAQSLNVLLEGQYTDLLPDFLTALAEHQRRVPHPQLVYLLEYARTRPALQPATAAVLGRRGEWLAAQNPDWAPILAASTHPQSEAVWETGTLPQRVSYLTSLRRQQSEQARKLLAATLPQEPAKTQAALLATLRENPSAADAELLGQYLTSKSKEVRQTVLPLLARLPDSALLERLWQRAEPLVRLKKGLLTKKLLVELPAADWDKTWLADGIEQRDARFQGEKAALLGQVLALIPPARWAAHWNLPPARLLELAAATEWAALLLNTWAETAILHHDAEWAGELLRWLFELPRKQPFSLPLAGLTQQLSSAQLLALVLPLLDAAPEFGPEVRWLPLLQLTPGPWPERLTRRVVEVLRAALSQPERLYRIQYAASQLLEHMGRVVPAAQYDLCAQPLQPLLQDVPYLHNSLARLLNTLHFRQQLEAALDEPPGPG, from the coding sequence ATGCCCAACCTCCAAGCCCCTACCCCCGACCTAGCGGCCAACCCCCTCCGGCCCGCTGCCGACTGGCAGCAGCTGGTGCGCGTGGCCCTGCTGGGCACCCGCCAAAGCCCCGACGCGCTGCCCACGATTCCCGATCTGCCTGCCGCGTCGGAAACCGACGAAGCATCCCGCGAAAAGCACCTGCTGCAAGCGGCCGGGGCACTGTCGCTGATTCGCAAGGCTGGCTACCAGCCCGCCTCCAGCGCTACGCCCTTTGTCTCGCCCGCACCCGCCGAAACCGAGGATACGCTAGGTCCCAACGGGGCTCAGTCCCTGAACGTGCTGTTAGAAGGCCAGTACACTGATCTGCTGCCCGATTTCCTGACGGCCCTGGCCGAGCACCAGCGGCGGGTGCCGCATCCGCAGCTGGTGTATCTGCTGGAATATGCGCGCACCCGTCCGGCCCTGCAACCCGCCACGGCTGCTGTTTTAGGTCGGCGCGGGGAGTGGCTGGCCGCCCAAAACCCCGACTGGGCACCCATCCTCGCGGCTTCAACTCACCCGCAGTCCGAGGCCGTGTGGGAAACCGGCACCCTGCCTCAGCGCGTGAGTTACCTGACTTCCCTGCGCCGGCAACAGTCCGAGCAGGCCCGTAAGCTACTGGCCGCCACCCTACCCCAGGAACCAGCCAAAACCCAGGCGGCGCTGCTGGCTACGCTCCGCGAAAACCCCTCGGCGGCGGATGCGGAGCTGCTAGGCCAGTACTTGACGTCGAAAAGCAAGGAAGTGCGCCAAACCGTGCTGCCCCTGCTGGCCCGCCTCCCCGACAGCGCCCTGTTGGAGCGCCTGTGGCAACGGGCCGAGCCCCTGGTGCGATTGAAAAAAGGCCTGCTCACCAAGAAGCTGCTGGTGGAGCTGCCGGCCGCCGACTGGGACAAAACCTGGCTGGCAGATGGCATTGAGCAGCGCGACGCTCGCTTTCAGGGCGAAAAGGCCGCCCTGCTGGGCCAAGTGCTGGCCCTGATTCCGCCTGCTCGCTGGGCAGCTCACTGGAACCTACCCCCCGCCCGCCTTTTGGAGCTGGCCGCCGCTACCGAGTGGGCCGCGCTGCTGCTCAACACCTGGGCCGAAACCGCCATTCTGCACCACGACGCCGAATGGGCCGGTGAACTGCTGCGCTGGCTGTTTGAGCTGCCCCGCAAGCAGCCTTTCTCCCTGCCCCTGGCCGGTTTAACCCAGCAGCTCAGCTCCGCGCAGCTGCTGGCGCTGGTGCTGCCTTTGCTGGACGCCGCCCCGGAATTTGGGCCGGAGGTGCGCTGGCTGCCTCTACTGCAGCTGACGCCGGGGCCCTGGCCCGAGCGCCTCACCCGCCGCGTGGTGGAGGTGCTGCGCGCGGCTCTGAGCCAGCCCGAGCGTCTCTACCGCATCCAGTACGCCGCCAGTCAGCTGCTGGAGCACATGGGCCGCGTGGTGCCGGCCGCCCAGTACGACCTCTGTGCCCAACCCCTGCAGCCCTTGCTCCAGGATGTGCCTTACCTCCACAACAGCCTCGCCCGCCTGCTCAACACCCTGCACTTCCGCCAGCAGCTCGAGGCGGCGCTGGATGAGCCACCTGGCCCGGGCTAG